In one Sphingobium indicum B90A genomic region, the following are encoded:
- the glgB gene encoding 1,4-alpha-glucan branching protein GlgB, with protein sequence MGLTPEQIARLLEGREDDPFATLGVHPAGKGGFTACVLLPDAVSVTAHRLDGKAVGTLDRIDPAGLFFGKLSIRKRQPLRYHATYADGGEYALIDPYSFGPVLGPMDDHYFAEGSHARLFDKMGAHIITHEGVAGTHFAVWAPNATRVSVVGDFNRWDGRRAPMRRRQDAGIWEIFLPELGVGSAYKYEIVGPDGKVLPLKADPFAFRSELRPATASIVAAVPAHDWGDERHRAYWERADPRREAISVYEVHAGSWQRGEDGNFLSWDALAHRLIPYVVGMGFTHIEFLPISEYPYDPSWGYQTTGLYAPTARFGDPEGFARFVDGAHRAGVGVILDWVPAHFPTDAHGLAHFDGTALYEHADPRKGFHPDWNTAIYNFGRREVAQYLVNNALFWAERYHVDGLRVDAVASMLYLDYSRKEGEWIPNSQGGRENVEAVDFLRQMNKALYGTHAGVMTIAEESTSWPKVSHPVHEGGLGFGFKWNMGFMHDTLRYLARDPVHRAHHHDDITFGLLYAFTENFVLALSHDEVVHGKASLLHKMPGDDWQKFATLRAYYAMMWGYPGKKLLFMGQEFAQRAEWSEARALDWHLLDHAPHRGVQLLVSDLNRLYRSHPALHARDCEPEGFEWVLVDAAADSVFAWVRRAPGLSPIVVISHFTPTLRHGYRMRLPSGGRWREIVNSDAADYGGSGAGNMGIVTADEEGWANVTIPPLATLMLELDY encoded by the coding sequence GTGGGCCTGACCCCGGAACAGATCGCCCGCCTGCTGGAGGGGCGGGAGGACGATCCTTTCGCGACGCTGGGCGTCCATCCGGCGGGGAAGGGGGGCTTTACCGCCTGCGTCCTGCTGCCCGACGCGGTCAGCGTCACGGCGCATCGGCTGGACGGCAAGGCGGTCGGGACGCTGGACCGGATCGATCCGGCGGGGCTGTTCTTCGGCAAGCTGTCCATCCGCAAGCGCCAGCCTTTGCGCTATCATGCGACCTATGCCGACGGCGGCGAATATGCGCTGATCGATCCCTACAGCTTCGGCCCGGTGCTGGGTCCGATGGACGACCATTATTTCGCCGAAGGATCGCATGCCCGGCTGTTCGACAAGATGGGCGCGCACATCATCACCCATGAAGGGGTGGCGGGCACGCATTTCGCGGTATGGGCGCCCAACGCGACGCGGGTGTCGGTGGTGGGCGACTTCAACCGCTGGGATGGTCGCCGGGCGCCGATGCGGCGGCGGCAGGATGCGGGAATATGGGAAATCTTCCTGCCCGAATTGGGGGTGGGCAGCGCCTATAAATATGAGATCGTCGGGCCTGACGGGAAAGTCCTGCCGCTAAAGGCCGACCCCTTCGCCTTTCGTTCCGAATTGCGGCCCGCGACAGCCTCCATCGTGGCGGCGGTCCCGGCCCATGACTGGGGCGACGAGCGCCACCGCGCCTATTGGGAAAGGGCCGATCCACGCCGCGAAGCCATTTCCGTCTATGAGGTGCATGCCGGCTCCTGGCAGCGCGGCGAGGATGGGAATTTCCTCAGCTGGGACGCGCTGGCCCACCGGCTGATCCCCTATGTGGTCGGCATGGGCTTCACCCATATCGAATTCCTGCCGATCAGCGAATATCCCTATGATCCAAGCTGGGGCTATCAGACCACAGGGCTTTACGCGCCGACCGCCCGCTTCGGCGATCCGGAGGGCTTTGCCCGCTTCGTCGACGGCGCGCACCGGGCGGGGGTAGGCGTCATCCTCGACTGGGTGCCTGCCCATTTCCCGACCGACGCCCATGGGCTGGCCCATTTCGACGGCACCGCCCTTTATGAGCATGCCGATCCGCGCAAGGGCTTCCATCCCGACTGGAACACGGCGATCTACAATTTCGGCCGGCGGGAAGTGGCGCAATATCTGGTCAACAACGCCCTTTTCTGGGCGGAGCGCTACCATGTCGACGGGCTGCGCGTCGACGCCGTCGCCTCCATGCTCTACCTCGACTACAGCCGCAAGGAAGGGGAGTGGATTCCCAACAGCCAGGGCGGGCGGGAAAATGTGGAGGCGGTCGATTTCCTGCGGCAGATGAACAAGGCGCTCTACGGCACCCATGCCGGCGTCATGACCATTGCCGAGGAGTCGACGAGCTGGCCGAAGGTGTCCCACCCCGTCCATGAAGGGGGCCTGGGCTTCGGTTTCAAGTGGAATATGGGCTTCATGCACGACACGCTGCGCTATCTGGCGCGCGATCCGGTGCACCGCGCCCATCATCATGACGACATCACCTTCGGCCTGCTCTACGCCTTTACGGAGAATTTCGTGCTGGCGCTCAGCCATGACGAGGTGGTGCACGGCAAGGCGTCCCTGCTGCACAAGATGCCCGGCGACGACTGGCAGAAATTCGCGACCCTGCGCGCCTATTACGCCATGATGTGGGGCTATCCGGGCAAGAAGCTGCTGTTCATGGGCCAGGAATTCGCCCAGCGGGCCGAATGGAGCGAGGCGCGGGCGCTCGACTGGCACCTGCTCGATCATGCGCCGCACCGGGGCGTGCAGTTGCTGGTGAGCGACCTCAACCGCCTCTATCGCTCCCATCCCGCCTTGCATGCCCGCGATTGCGAGCCGGAGGGCTTCGAATGGGTGCTGGTCGACGCGGCGGCGGACTCGGTCTTCGCCTGGGTCCGGCGCGCGCCCGGCCTGTCGCCCATCGTCGTCATCAGCCATTTCACGCCGACCTTGCGCCACGGCTACCGCATGCGCCTGCCCTCCGGCGGCCGCTGGCGAGAGATCGTCAACAGCGACGCCGCCGACTATGGCGGCAGCGGTGCGGGCAATATGGGGATCGTCACCGCCGATGAGGAAGGATGGGCCAATGTCACCATTCCGCCGCTCGCGACGTTGATGCTGGAACTGGACTATTGA
- the glgC gene encoding glucose-1-phosphate adenylyltransferase, with product MQPRHQPIARDAMAYVLAGGRGSRLAELTDRRAKPAVHFGGKARIIDFALSNALNSGIRRIGVATQYKAHSLIRHLQRGWNFFRTERNESFDILPASQRVSESQWYEGTADAVFQNIDIIESYAPEYMVILAGDHVYKMDYELMLQQHVDSGADVTIGCMEVPVKEASGFGVMHVDEQDVVTAFVEKPKKPPHIPGSPGMALASMGIYVFRTALLIEELRRDADDPDSKRDFGGDIIPHIVKHGKAVAHRFSSSCVRAESEPVPYWRDVGTIDAYWQANIDLTDVVPSLDLYDRSWPLWTYSEVTPPAKFVHNEEGRRGSATSSLIAGGCIVSGSSLHRSLLFTGVRTHSFSSVTESVIMPDCVIGRGARLHKCVLDSGVIVPPGLIVGEHPEHDAQRFRRTEGGVTLITQYMIERLAD from the coding sequence ATGCAGCCAAGACACCAGCCGATCGCCCGCGACGCCATGGCCTATGTACTGGCCGGGGGCAGGGGCAGTCGCCTGGCCGAATTGACCGACCGCCGCGCCAAGCCGGCGGTGCATTTCGGGGGCAAGGCGCGGATCATCGATTTCGCGCTGTCGAACGCGCTCAACAGCGGCATCAGGCGCATCGGCGTCGCGACGCAATATAAGGCGCATTCGCTGATCCGGCATCTCCAGCGCGGCTGGAACTTCTTTCGCACGGAACGCAACGAGAGCTTCGACATCCTGCCCGCCAGCCAGCGCGTGTCGGAAAGCCAGTGGTATGAGGGCACGGCCGACGCCGTGTTCCAGAATATCGACATCATCGAAAGCTATGCGCCGGAATATATGGTCATCCTGGCGGGGGACCATGTGTACAAGATGGACTATGAACTGATGCTCCAGCAGCATGTCGACAGCGGCGCGGACGTCACCATCGGCTGCATGGAGGTGCCTGTGAAGGAAGCCAGCGGCTTCGGCGTCATGCATGTGGACGAGCAGGACGTGGTCACCGCCTTCGTCGAAAAGCCGAAGAAGCCGCCGCACATTCCCGGCAGCCCCGGCATGGCGCTGGCGTCCATGGGCATCTACGTCTTCCGCACGGCCCTTTTGATCGAGGAACTGCGCCGCGACGCTGACGATCCGGACAGCAAGCGCGATTTCGGCGGCGACATCATCCCGCACATCGTCAAGCATGGCAAGGCCGTCGCCCACCGCTTTTCCAGCAGTTGCGTCCGCGCCGAAAGCGAACCCGTGCCCTATTGGCGCGACGTCGGCACCATCGACGCCTATTGGCAGGCAAATATCGACCTGACCGACGTGGTGCCGTCGCTCGACCTCTACGACCGGAGCTGGCCGCTCTGGACCTATTCCGAAGTCACCCCGCCCGCCAAGTTCGTGCATAATGAGGAGGGGCGGCGCGGTTCGGCCACATCCTCCCTGATCGCGGGCGGGTGCATCGTGTCGGGATCGTCGCTCCACCGCAGCCTGCTGTTCACCGGCGTGCGCACGCACAGCTTCTCCTCCGTGACGGAGAGCGTCATCATGCCCGACTGCGTGATCGGGCGCGGGGCGCGGCTGCATAAATGCGTGCTGGATTCGGGCGTGATCGTCCCGCCCGGCCTGATCGTGGGGGAACATCCGGAACATGACGCGCAGCGTTTCCGACGGACCGAAGGCGGCGTGACGCTGATCACCCAATATATGATCGAACGGCTGGCGGACTGA
- the glgA gene encoding glycogen synthase GlgA: MAMRVLSVASEIYPLVKTGGLADVAGALPGALAGQGIGVRTLVPGYPAVLSRLGKAKPLRRYDALFGAPAAVLGAKLGELDLLVLDAPDFFAREGGPYGDAGGGEWPDNWKRFAALSRVGADMAAEGVKGWRPDLVHAHDWQAAMTAAYMRFGPAHAVPRVVTIHNLAFQGRFGADIFPQLGLPPEAWGVDGVEYYGGTGYLKAGLVSADAITTVSPTYADEIRSPMHGMGLDGLINGRADRLHGILNGVDTAIWDPAADPLIPRPFRARALGGRRASRRALETQFGLDRDDAPIFIIVSRLTWQKGMDMVMDAIDHLVGLGGKLALLGSGDHPLEGAFLAAADRHRGRVGARIGYDEPLSHLMQAGGDAILIPSRFEPCGLTQLYGLRYGCVPVVARVGGLADTVIDANEAAVGAGAATGIVFPPSDPLALHGAIARAIRLHAHRPTWQAMQRAGMRADFSWTHSAARYAELFRTLIQTGA; encoded by the coding sequence ATGGCGATGCGGGTTCTTTCGGTCGCGTCCGAAATCTATCCGCTGGTGAAGACCGGGGGACTGGCCGACGTGGCGGGCGCCTTGCCCGGCGCGCTGGCGGGGCAAGGCATAGGGGTCAGGACGCTGGTGCCGGGCTATCCGGCGGTTCTTTCGCGCCTGGGCAAGGCGAAGCCGCTGCGCCGCTATGACGCGCTGTTCGGGGCGCCGGCGGCGGTGCTGGGGGCGAAGCTGGGCGAGCTTGACCTGCTGGTGCTGGATGCGCCGGATTTCTTCGCGCGGGAAGGCGGCCCCTATGGCGATGCGGGCGGCGGCGAATGGCCCGACAATTGGAAACGCTTTGCCGCTCTGTCCCGCGTGGGGGCGGACATGGCGGCCGAAGGGGTGAAGGGCTGGCGGCCCGACCTGGTCCATGCGCATGACTGGCAGGCGGCGATGACCGCCGCCTATATGCGTTTCGGCCCGGCCCATGCCGTGCCCAGGGTGGTGACGATCCATAACCTGGCCTTTCAGGGGCGTTTCGGCGCGGACATCTTCCCCCAACTGGGCCTGCCGCCCGAAGCCTGGGGCGTCGACGGGGTCGAATATTATGGCGGCACCGGCTATCTGAAGGCAGGGCTCGTCTCGGCCGACGCCATCACCACCGTCAGCCCCACCTATGCCGACGAAATCCGTTCCCCGATGCACGGCATGGGGCTGGACGGCCTGATCAACGGCCGGGCCGACAGGCTGCACGGCATATTGAACGGCGTCGACACCGCGATATGGGATCCCGCCGCCGATCCCCTGATCCCCAGGCCCTTCAGGGCGCGCGCGCTGGGCGGGCGCCGCGCCAGCCGCCGCGCCCTCGAAACGCAGTTCGGCCTCGACCGCGACGATGCGCCGATCTTCATCATCGTCAGCCGCCTCACCTGGCAGAAGGGCATGGACATGGTGATGGACGCCATTGACCATCTGGTGGGCCTGGGCGGCAAGCTGGCGCTGCTGGGGTCGGGCGACCATCCGCTGGAGGGCGCGTTCCTGGCGGCGGCGGACCGGCATCGCGGCCGGGTTGGGGCGCGGATCGGCTATGACGAGCCGCTGTCGCATCTGATGCAGGCGGGCGGCGACGCCATATTGATCCCCTCCCGCTTCGAACCTTGCGGCCTGACCCAGCTTTACGGCCTCCGCTATGGATGCGTGCCGGTTGTGGCGCGTGTCGGCGGGCTGGCGGACACGGTGATCGACGCCAATGAAGCTGCCGTCGGCGCGGGCGCGGCGACCGGCATCGTCTTCCCCCCGTCCGATCCGCTGGCGCTGCACGGCGCGATCGCGCGCGCCATCCGCCTTCATGCGCATCGGCCGACATGGCAGGCGATGCAGCGCGCCGGCATGCGCGCCGACTTTTCCTGGACCCATAGCGCGGCGCGCTATGCGGAACTGTTCCGCACCCTGATCCAGACCGGCGCATGA
- the glgX gene encoding glycogen debranching protein GlgX, translated as MSPLGPDMHERGTRFRVHAPDADRLWLCLFDAQDRETRLPMTRGVDGIWSVDAPGVGEGDRYGLRADGPHHPDAGLWFDPDKLLLDPYAAAIDRPFAYDPMLAAPRGEGGDTAALMPKGVVTPPFPMMAPEPPVFRPGGLVYEVQVRGFTMLHPDIPEARRGTIAALGHPAVIEHLRRLHVSAVELMPINAWIDERHLGPLGLRNAWGYNPVSYFVLDPRLAPGGMAELRGAVDALHAAGIGVILDMVYNHDGESDREGPTLSLRGLDARSYFRHEADGRLINDTGTGNSIDCNHPVAQRLILDSLRHFVGAAGVDGFRFDLAPALGRLPTGFDSEAPLLRAMGDDPLLSDRVLIAEPWDIGPGGYQLGRFGERWLEWNDRYRDDMRRFWRGDRGMIGALATRLAGSSDIFHGAAATRTVNFLAAHDGFTLADLTAYEHRRNEANGEHNRDGHGENFSWNNGVEGASADPAIQAARRRDVKALLGTLFCSRGTIMLTAGDEFGRTQMGNNNAYAQDNAIGWLDWQGRDREIEAHAFALAGLRASAPDFSDTGWLSEDDIEWLDEQGRPMTVAQWKDADRRCLAMRFRRSGFTILINGDDQPRDFGAVRVPARTVLPIPAERESGARGRAGDRPQS; from the coding sequence ATGAGTCCGCTGGGTCCGGACATGCACGAACGCGGAACCCGTTTCCGCGTCCATGCGCCCGATGCCGACCGGCTCTGGCTGTGCCTGTTCGACGCCCAGGATCGCGAGACGCGCCTGCCGATGACGCGGGGCGTTGATGGAATCTGGTCCGTCGATGCGCCGGGCGTGGGGGAGGGCGATCGCTATGGCCTGCGCGCCGACGGGCCCCATCATCCGGACGCCGGGCTGTGGTTCGACCCGGACAAGCTGCTGCTCGATCCCTATGCCGCCGCCATCGACCGGCCGTTCGCCTATGATCCGATGCTGGCCGCGCCACGCGGCGAGGGCGGGGACACGGCAGCCTTGATGCCCAAGGGGGTGGTGACGCCGCCCTTTCCCATGATGGCTCCGGAACCGCCGGTCTTCCGCCCCGGCGGCCTGGTCTACGAGGTGCAGGTCCGCGGCTTCACCATGCTGCATCCCGACATTCCGGAGGCGCGGCGCGGCACCATAGCCGCGCTTGGCCATCCCGCCGTGATCGAACATCTGCGCCGCCTGCATGTCTCCGCCGTCGAACTGATGCCGATCAACGCCTGGATCGACGAACGGCATCTGGGGCCGCTAGGGCTGCGCAACGCCTGGGGCTATAATCCGGTCAGCTATTTCGTGCTCGATCCCCGCCTCGCGCCCGGCGGCATGGCGGAACTGCGCGGCGCGGTGGACGCGCTGCATGCGGCCGGCATCGGCGTGATCCTGGACATGGTCTATAATCATGACGGGGAAAGCGACCGGGAGGGGCCGACCCTGTCGCTTCGCGGCCTGGATGCGCGCAGCTATTTCCGGCATGAAGCCGACGGCCGCCTGATCAACGACACGGGCACGGGCAACAGCATCGACTGCAACCATCCCGTCGCGCAGCGGCTGATCCTGGATTCGCTGCGCCATTTCGTCGGCGCGGCGGGCGTGGACGGCTTCCGCTTCGACCTCGCTCCCGCTCTGGGACGCCTGCCGACGGGTTTCGACAGCGAAGCGCCCTTGCTGAGGGCGATGGGCGACGATCCGCTGCTGTCCGACCGCGTCCTGATCGCGGAACCGTGGGACATCGGCCCCGGCGGCTATCAGCTCGGCCGGTTCGGGGAACGGTGGCTGGAATGGAACGACCGCTATCGCGATGACATGCGCCGTTTCTGGCGCGGGGATCGCGGCATGATCGGCGCGCTGGCGACCCGGCTCGCGGGATCGTCCGACATTTTCCATGGCGCTGCGGCGACGCGGACCGTCAATTTCCTGGCGGCGCATGACGGCTTCACGCTGGCGGACCTGACCGCCTATGAACATCGCCGCAACGAGGCCAATGGCGAGCATAACCGTGACGGTCATGGCGAGAATTTCAGTTGGAACAACGGCGTCGAAGGCGCCAGCGCCGATCCGGCCATTCAGGCGGCGCGGCGGCGCGACGTCAAGGCGCTACTCGGCACGTTATTCTGCTCCCGCGGCACGATCATGCTGACCGCCGGCGATGAGTTCGGGCGGACGCAGATGGGCAACAACAATGCCTATGCGCAGGATAATGCGATCGGCTGGCTCGACTGGCAGGGACGCGACCGCGAGATTGAGGCGCATGCCTTCGCACTCGCCGGCCTGCGGGCGTCCGCGCCGGATTTCAGCGACACGGGCTGGCTGTCGGAAGATGACATCGAGTGGCTGGACGAGCAGGGTCGGCCCATGACCGTCGCGCAATGGAAGGATGCGGATCGCCGCTGCCTGGCCATGCGGTTCCGGCGATCTGGCTTCACCATCCTCATCAATGGCGACGACCAGCCGCGGGATTTCGGCGCCGTGCGCGTCCCCGCCCGAACGGTCCTGCCCATTCCCGCTGAACGGGAAAGCGGCGCGCGGGGTCGCGCCGGCGACCGGCCGCAGAGCTAG
- the folK gene encoding 2-amino-4-hydroxy-6-hydroxymethyldihydropteridine diphosphokinase, which produces MAKTSTRHVYALALGSNRALSARLDPPRLLAEAIRRIAELGAVLSVAPVMQTPPIGPTRRVFANGALLVESSLPPEEMLSRLQAIERALGRQRFRRWGSRRLDIDIILWSGGRWNSRSLRIPHPAFRGRDFVLAPLHAIAPGWRDPMSGLSIRHLRFRLRKAVSGG; this is translated from the coding sequence ATGGCCAAGACAAGCACCCGTCATGTTTACGCCCTAGCCCTGGGATCGAACCGGGCCTTGTCGGCGCGGCTGGATCCGCCCCGCCTGTTGGCCGAGGCGATCCGCCGGATCGCGGAACTGGGCGCGGTTCTCAGCGTCGCTCCCGTCATGCAGACGCCGCCCATCGGGCCGACGCGCCGCGTCTTCGCCAACGGCGCGTTGCTGGTGGAAAGCTCCCTGCCGCCCGAGGAGATGCTTTCCCGCCTGCAGGCGATAGAGCGCGCCTTGGGCCGGCAGCGGTTCAGGCGCTGGGGATCAAGGCGGCTGGACATCGACATCATCCTGTGGTCGGGGGGGCGCTGGAACAGCCGCTCGCTGCGCATTCCGCACCCGGCGTTTCGCGGGCGGGACTTCGTGCTGGCGCCGCTGCATGCGATCGCGCCGGGCTGGCGCGACCCGATGTCGGGACTTTCGATCCGCCATTTGCGCTTCCGCCTGCGAAAAGCGGTTTCTGGAGGTTGA